A portion of the Carya illinoinensis cultivar Pawnee chromosome 11, C.illinoinensisPawnee_v1, whole genome shotgun sequence genome contains these proteins:
- the LOC122281631 gene encoding phosphatidylinositol/phosphatidylcholine transfer protein SFH13-like isoform X3, with amino-acid sequence MSGLEGLGCHDEIREIKLDFENSEDEKRRFKIGNLKQKAISASNKFTHSLKKRGKRKVDHKVPPISIEDVRDAKEERAVYELRLKLLHRDLLPPRHDDYHTLLRFLKARDFHIEKTIQMWEEMINWRKEFGTDTILEDFEFEELEEVLQYYPQGYHGVDKEGRPVYIERLGKAHPSRLMRITTIDRYLKYHIQEFERALYEKFPACSIAAKRRICSTTTILDVQGLGIKNFTRTAANLLSAMTKIDNSYYPETLHRMYIVNAGPGFKKMLWPAAQKFLDAKTIAKIQVLEPKSLPKLLEVIDSSQLPDFLGGSCTCYAEGGCLRSNKGPWNNPDIMKKVDTYTKIRPLKGRCSDTSTAESGSDVDDPCSQVVRKSSTFPDLAPVPEEVKAADPIAYYSCDDNFSLAEKAVRSHEGEGHSENRPHKADEMDNALDVGTSSLEGIGVNHWFKSIKEKVENGGFLCVARALISFVVGLVAFFRSLRFELWRRQNNVYPSNLMDNDINCHSPAVETANEEDRVVTCIQRLQRLEKVYEELSSKPAGIPLEKEQMLMDSFDRIKSVEADLEQTKKALHVAAVKQLEIAELLDKLQESKCHRRKLFC; translated from the exons ATGTCAG GCCTAGAAGGGCTTGGGTGTCATGATGAAATTAGAGagataaaattagattttgAGAATTCTGAAGATGAGAAACGACGATTCAAAATTGGAAACCTCAAGCAGAAGGCAATAAGTGCTTCAAATAAATTCACCCATTCTCTtaagaaaagagggaaaaggAAAGTCGATCACAAGGTTCCACCAATTTCAATAGAGGATGTACGGGATGCAAAAGAGGAGCGTGCTGTTTATGAATTGCGTCTAAAGCTTCTTCACAGGGATTTGTTGCCTCCTAGGCATGATGACTATCATACTTTGTTGAG atTTTTGAAAGCTAGAGATTTTCACATTGAAAAAACAATCCAGATGTGGGAAGAAATGATTAATTGGAGAAAAGAATTTGGAACAGACACCATTTTGGAG gattttgaatttgaagagCTGGAAGAAGTCTTGCAGTATTACCCCCAAGGGTACCATGGAGTTGACAAGGAAGGCAGGCCAGTTTACATTGAGAGGCTCGGGAAAGCTCATCCAAGTAGACTTATGCGCATCACCACAATAGATCGATACTTGAAGTACCATATCCAGGAGTTTGAAAGGGCTCTATATGAGAAGTTTCCTGCTTGTTCTATTGCAGCAAAGAGGCGCATCTGTTccacaacaacaatattggatgTGCAGGGCTTG GGCATTAAGAATTTCACCCGGACTGCTGCAAATCTCTTGTCTGCCATGACAAAAATTGACAACAGTTACTATCCTGAG ACATTGCATCGAATGTACATTGTCAATGCTGGTCCTGGCTTCAAAAAGATGCTTTGGCCTGCTGCACAGAAGTTTCTTGATGCAAAGACCATAGCAAAGATACAG GTTTTGGAACCCAAATCACTGCCTAAACTACTGGAAGTCATAGATTCCAG CCAGTTGCCAGACTTCTTGGGTGGTTCATGTACCTGTTATGCAGAAGGAGGGTGCCTTAGATCTAATAAAGGCCCATGGAATAATCCTGACATAATGAAG AAAGTTGACACTTACACTAAGATACGCCCTCTTAAG GGAAGATGCAGTGATACATCAACAGCAGAGTCAGGGTCAGATGTTGATGATCCTTGTTCTCAAGTAGTACGAAAGAGCTCCACGTTTCCTGATTTGGCTCCAGTTCCTGAAGAA GTTAAGGCAGCAGATCCAATTGCCTACTATAGTTGTGATGATAATTTTTCTCTGGCTGAGAAAGCTGTGAGAAGCCATGAAGGAGAGGGACATTCTGAGAATCGACCACATAAAGCTGATGAAATGGATAATGCTCTTGATGTGGGAACATCGAGTTTGGAAG GTATTGGAGTCAACCATTGGTTCAAATCTATTaaggaaaaagttgaaaatggtggttttctaTGTGTTGCAAGAGCACTGATATCTTTTGTGGTCGGACTAGTTGCATTTTTCCGAAGTCTGCGATTTGAGCTATGGAGAAGGCAGAATAATGTTTACCCATCAAATTTGATGGATAATGACATTAATTGCCATTCACCAGCTGTTGAAACTGCGAATGAAGAAGACCGTGTCGTTACTTGCATACAGCGTCTTCAGAGACTGGAAAAGGTATACGAGGAACTTAGCAGCAAGCCTGCTGGAATTCCTTTGGAAAAGGAGCAAATGCTTATGGACTCTTTCGACAGGATCAAGTCTGTTGAGGCCGACCTTGAACAAACAAAGAAA GCACTACATGTGGCAGCGGTGAAGCAACTAGAGATTGCTGAGTTGCTAGATAAATTACAGGAGTCTAAATGTCAT CGGAGAAAATTGTTCTGCTGA
- the LOC122282095 gene encoding GPI-anchored protein LLG1, with product MAAKCFLCLCSAILFSFILMGLSVSSSSPSTFISDGIFESYSSTGRNLLQARKACPVNFEFLNYTIITSKCKGPRYPADLCCAAFKEFACPYTDVLNDLTNDCATTMFSYINLYGKYPPGLFASECREGKEGLACPAPPPSESSKLANTSGSETVCYPSSLLMLTAGFLLGLLTS from the exons ATGGCGGCGAAATGCTTCTTGTGCTTATGCTCTGCAATTTTGTTCTCCTTCATTTTGATGGGTCTCtcggtttcttcttcttctccttccacTTTCATTTCAG ATGGTATCTTTGAATCTTACTCGTCTACTGGCCGGAACCTTCTTCAAGCTAGAAAAG CTTGCCCGGTGAACTTCGAATTCTTGAACTACACAATCATCACAAGCAAATGCAAAGGGCCTCGGTACCCAGCTGATCTTTGTTGCGCGGCATTCAAGGAATTTGCTTGCCCTTACACGGACGTGTTGAATGATTTAACAAATGACTGCGCTACAACCATGTTCAGCTACATTAACCTCTATGGAAAATACCCACCTGGCCTTTTTGCCAGTGAGTGCAGAGAAGGGAAGGAGGGCCTTGCATGCCCTGCACCACCACCATCAGAGTCATCCAAATTAGCCAATACAAGTGGAAGTGAGACCGTGTGCTACCCATCGTCACTGTTGATGCTCACAGCTGGTTTCTTGCTGGGGTTGCTGACTTCTTAA
- the LOC122281631 gene encoding phosphatidylinositol/phosphatidylcholine transfer protein SFH13-like isoform X1, with amino-acid sequence MSGLEGLGCHDEIREIKLDFENSEDEKRRFKIGNLKQKAISASNKFTHSLKKRGKRKVDHKVPPISIEDVRDAKEERAVYELRLKLLHRDLLPPRHDDYHTLLRFLKARDFHIEKTIQMWEEMINWRKEFGTDTILEDFEFEELEEVLQYYPQGYHGVDKEGRPVYIERLGKAHPSRLMRITTIDRYLKYHIQEFERALYEKFPACSIAAKRRICSTTTILDVQGLGIKNFTRTAANLLSAMTKIDNSYYPETLHRMYIVNAGPGFKKMLWPAAQKFLDAKTIAKIQVLEPKSLPKLLEVIDSSQLPDFLGGSCTCYAEGGCLRSNKGPWNNPDIMKLVHNAEATFMRQITKVSIDLQKVDTYTKIRPLKGRCSDTSTAESGSDVDDPCSQVVRKSSTFPDLAPVPEEVKAADPIAYYSCDDNFSLAEKAVRSHEGEGHSENRPHKADEMDNALDVGTSSLEGIGVNHWFKSIKEKVENGGFLCVARALISFVVGLVAFFRSLRFELWRRQNNVYPSNLMDNDINCHSPAVETANEEDRVVTCIQRLQRLEKVYEELSSKPAGIPLEKEQMLMDSFDRIKSVEADLEQTKKALHVAAVKQLEIAELLDKLQESKCHRRKLFC; translated from the exons ATGTCAG GCCTAGAAGGGCTTGGGTGTCATGATGAAATTAGAGagataaaattagattttgAGAATTCTGAAGATGAGAAACGACGATTCAAAATTGGAAACCTCAAGCAGAAGGCAATAAGTGCTTCAAATAAATTCACCCATTCTCTtaagaaaagagggaaaaggAAAGTCGATCACAAGGTTCCACCAATTTCAATAGAGGATGTACGGGATGCAAAAGAGGAGCGTGCTGTTTATGAATTGCGTCTAAAGCTTCTTCACAGGGATTTGTTGCCTCCTAGGCATGATGACTATCATACTTTGTTGAG atTTTTGAAAGCTAGAGATTTTCACATTGAAAAAACAATCCAGATGTGGGAAGAAATGATTAATTGGAGAAAAGAATTTGGAACAGACACCATTTTGGAG gattttgaatttgaagagCTGGAAGAAGTCTTGCAGTATTACCCCCAAGGGTACCATGGAGTTGACAAGGAAGGCAGGCCAGTTTACATTGAGAGGCTCGGGAAAGCTCATCCAAGTAGACTTATGCGCATCACCACAATAGATCGATACTTGAAGTACCATATCCAGGAGTTTGAAAGGGCTCTATATGAGAAGTTTCCTGCTTGTTCTATTGCAGCAAAGAGGCGCATCTGTTccacaacaacaatattggatgTGCAGGGCTTG GGCATTAAGAATTTCACCCGGACTGCTGCAAATCTCTTGTCTGCCATGACAAAAATTGACAACAGTTACTATCCTGAG ACATTGCATCGAATGTACATTGTCAATGCTGGTCCTGGCTTCAAAAAGATGCTTTGGCCTGCTGCACAGAAGTTTCTTGATGCAAAGACCATAGCAAAGATACAG GTTTTGGAACCCAAATCACTGCCTAAACTACTGGAAGTCATAGATTCCAG CCAGTTGCCAGACTTCTTGGGTGGTTCATGTACCTGTTATGCAGAAGGAGGGTGCCTTAGATCTAATAAAGGCCCATGGAATAATCCTGACATAATGAAG CTTGTACATAATGCGGAAGCAACATTTATGAGGCAAATCACCAAAGTTTCTATTGATCTGCAGAAAGTTGACACTTACACTAAGATACGCCCTCTTAAG GGAAGATGCAGTGATACATCAACAGCAGAGTCAGGGTCAGATGTTGATGATCCTTGTTCTCAAGTAGTACGAAAGAGCTCCACGTTTCCTGATTTGGCTCCAGTTCCTGAAGAA GTTAAGGCAGCAGATCCAATTGCCTACTATAGTTGTGATGATAATTTTTCTCTGGCTGAGAAAGCTGTGAGAAGCCATGAAGGAGAGGGACATTCTGAGAATCGACCACATAAAGCTGATGAAATGGATAATGCTCTTGATGTGGGAACATCGAGTTTGGAAG GTATTGGAGTCAACCATTGGTTCAAATCTATTaaggaaaaagttgaaaatggtggttttctaTGTGTTGCAAGAGCACTGATATCTTTTGTGGTCGGACTAGTTGCATTTTTCCGAAGTCTGCGATTTGAGCTATGGAGAAGGCAGAATAATGTTTACCCATCAAATTTGATGGATAATGACATTAATTGCCATTCACCAGCTGTTGAAACTGCGAATGAAGAAGACCGTGTCGTTACTTGCATACAGCGTCTTCAGAGACTGGAAAAGGTATACGAGGAACTTAGCAGCAAGCCTGCTGGAATTCCTTTGGAAAAGGAGCAAATGCTTATGGACTCTTTCGACAGGATCAAGTCTGTTGAGGCCGACCTTGAACAAACAAAGAAA GCACTACATGTGGCAGCGGTGAAGCAACTAGAGATTGCTGAGTTGCTAGATAAATTACAGGAGTCTAAATGTCAT CGGAGAAAATTGTTCTGCTGA
- the LOC122281631 gene encoding phosphatidylinositol/phosphatidylcholine transfer protein SFH13-like isoform X4: MSGLEGLGCHDEIREIKLDFENSEDEKRRFKIGNLKQKAISASNKFTHSLKKRGKRKVDHKVPPISIEDVRDAKEERAVYELRLKLLHRDLLPPRHDDYHTLLRFLKARDFHIEKTIQMWEEMINWRKEFGTDTILEDFEFEELEEVLQYYPQGYHGVDKEGRPVYIERLGKAHPSRLMRITTIDRYLKYHIQEFERALYEKFPACSIAAKRRICSTTTILDVQGLGIKNFTRTAANLLSAMTKIDNSYYPETLHRMYIVNAGPGFKKMLWPAAQKFLDAKTIAKIQVLEPKSLPKLLEVIDSSQLPDFLGGSCTCYAEGGCLRSNKGPWNNPDIMKGRCSDTSTAESGSDVDDPCSQVVRKSSTFPDLAPVPEEVKAADPIAYYSCDDNFSLAEKAVRSHEGEGHSENRPHKADEMDNALDVGTSSLEGIGVNHWFKSIKEKVENGGFLCVARALISFVVGLVAFFRSLRFELWRRQNNVYPSNLMDNDINCHSPAVETANEEDRVVTCIQRLQRLEKVYEELSSKPAGIPLEKEQMLMDSFDRIKSVEADLEQTKKALHVAAVKQLEIAELLDKLQESKCHRRKLFC, translated from the exons ATGTCAG GCCTAGAAGGGCTTGGGTGTCATGATGAAATTAGAGagataaaattagattttgAGAATTCTGAAGATGAGAAACGACGATTCAAAATTGGAAACCTCAAGCAGAAGGCAATAAGTGCTTCAAATAAATTCACCCATTCTCTtaagaaaagagggaaaaggAAAGTCGATCACAAGGTTCCACCAATTTCAATAGAGGATGTACGGGATGCAAAAGAGGAGCGTGCTGTTTATGAATTGCGTCTAAAGCTTCTTCACAGGGATTTGTTGCCTCCTAGGCATGATGACTATCATACTTTGTTGAG atTTTTGAAAGCTAGAGATTTTCACATTGAAAAAACAATCCAGATGTGGGAAGAAATGATTAATTGGAGAAAAGAATTTGGAACAGACACCATTTTGGAG gattttgaatttgaagagCTGGAAGAAGTCTTGCAGTATTACCCCCAAGGGTACCATGGAGTTGACAAGGAAGGCAGGCCAGTTTACATTGAGAGGCTCGGGAAAGCTCATCCAAGTAGACTTATGCGCATCACCACAATAGATCGATACTTGAAGTACCATATCCAGGAGTTTGAAAGGGCTCTATATGAGAAGTTTCCTGCTTGTTCTATTGCAGCAAAGAGGCGCATCTGTTccacaacaacaatattggatgTGCAGGGCTTG GGCATTAAGAATTTCACCCGGACTGCTGCAAATCTCTTGTCTGCCATGACAAAAATTGACAACAGTTACTATCCTGAG ACATTGCATCGAATGTACATTGTCAATGCTGGTCCTGGCTTCAAAAAGATGCTTTGGCCTGCTGCACAGAAGTTTCTTGATGCAAAGACCATAGCAAAGATACAG GTTTTGGAACCCAAATCACTGCCTAAACTACTGGAAGTCATAGATTCCAG CCAGTTGCCAGACTTCTTGGGTGGTTCATGTACCTGTTATGCAGAAGGAGGGTGCCTTAGATCTAATAAAGGCCCATGGAATAATCCTGACATAATGAAG GGAAGATGCAGTGATACATCAACAGCAGAGTCAGGGTCAGATGTTGATGATCCTTGTTCTCAAGTAGTACGAAAGAGCTCCACGTTTCCTGATTTGGCTCCAGTTCCTGAAGAA GTTAAGGCAGCAGATCCAATTGCCTACTATAGTTGTGATGATAATTTTTCTCTGGCTGAGAAAGCTGTGAGAAGCCATGAAGGAGAGGGACATTCTGAGAATCGACCACATAAAGCTGATGAAATGGATAATGCTCTTGATGTGGGAACATCGAGTTTGGAAG GTATTGGAGTCAACCATTGGTTCAAATCTATTaaggaaaaagttgaaaatggtggttttctaTGTGTTGCAAGAGCACTGATATCTTTTGTGGTCGGACTAGTTGCATTTTTCCGAAGTCTGCGATTTGAGCTATGGAGAAGGCAGAATAATGTTTACCCATCAAATTTGATGGATAATGACATTAATTGCCATTCACCAGCTGTTGAAACTGCGAATGAAGAAGACCGTGTCGTTACTTGCATACAGCGTCTTCAGAGACTGGAAAAGGTATACGAGGAACTTAGCAGCAAGCCTGCTGGAATTCCTTTGGAAAAGGAGCAAATGCTTATGGACTCTTTCGACAGGATCAAGTCTGTTGAGGCCGACCTTGAACAAACAAAGAAA GCACTACATGTGGCAGCGGTGAAGCAACTAGAGATTGCTGAGTTGCTAGATAAATTACAGGAGTCTAAATGTCAT CGGAGAAAATTGTTCTGCTGA
- the LOC122281631 gene encoding phosphatidylinositol/phosphatidylcholine transfer protein SFH13-like isoform X2 has product MSGLEGLGCHDEIREIKLDFENSEDEKRRFKIGNLKQKAISASNKFTHSLKKRGKRKVDHKVPPISIEDVRDAKEERAVYELRLKLLHRDLLPPRHDDYHTLLRFLKARDFHIEKTIQMWEEMINWRKEFGTDTILEDFEFEELEEVLQYYPQGYHGVDKEGRPVYIERLGKAHPSRLMRITTIDRYLKYHIQEFERALYEKFPACSIAAKRRICSTTTILDVQGLGIKNFTRTAANLLSAMTKIDNSYYPETLHRMYIVNAGPGFKKMLWPAAQKFLDAKTIAKIQVLEPKSLPKLLEVIDSSQLPDFLGGSCTCYAEGGCLRSNKGPWNNPDIMKLVHNAEATFMRQITKVSIDLQKVDTYTKIRPLKGRCSDTSTAESGSDVDDPCSQVVRKSSTFPDLAPVPEEVKAADPIAYYSCDDNFSLAEKAVRSHEGEGHSENRPHKADEMDNALDVGTSSLEGIGVNHWFKSIKEKVENGGFLCVARALISFVVGLVAFFRSLRFELWRRQNNVYPSNLMDNDINCHSPAVETANEEDRVVTCIQRLQRLEKVYEELSSKPAGIPLEKEQMLMDSFDRIKSVEADLEQTKKALHVAAVKQLEIAELLDKLQESKCHDFC; this is encoded by the exons ATGTCAG GCCTAGAAGGGCTTGGGTGTCATGATGAAATTAGAGagataaaattagattttgAGAATTCTGAAGATGAGAAACGACGATTCAAAATTGGAAACCTCAAGCAGAAGGCAATAAGTGCTTCAAATAAATTCACCCATTCTCTtaagaaaagagggaaaaggAAAGTCGATCACAAGGTTCCACCAATTTCAATAGAGGATGTACGGGATGCAAAAGAGGAGCGTGCTGTTTATGAATTGCGTCTAAAGCTTCTTCACAGGGATTTGTTGCCTCCTAGGCATGATGACTATCATACTTTGTTGAG atTTTTGAAAGCTAGAGATTTTCACATTGAAAAAACAATCCAGATGTGGGAAGAAATGATTAATTGGAGAAAAGAATTTGGAACAGACACCATTTTGGAG gattttgaatttgaagagCTGGAAGAAGTCTTGCAGTATTACCCCCAAGGGTACCATGGAGTTGACAAGGAAGGCAGGCCAGTTTACATTGAGAGGCTCGGGAAAGCTCATCCAAGTAGACTTATGCGCATCACCACAATAGATCGATACTTGAAGTACCATATCCAGGAGTTTGAAAGGGCTCTATATGAGAAGTTTCCTGCTTGTTCTATTGCAGCAAAGAGGCGCATCTGTTccacaacaacaatattggatgTGCAGGGCTTG GGCATTAAGAATTTCACCCGGACTGCTGCAAATCTCTTGTCTGCCATGACAAAAATTGACAACAGTTACTATCCTGAG ACATTGCATCGAATGTACATTGTCAATGCTGGTCCTGGCTTCAAAAAGATGCTTTGGCCTGCTGCACAGAAGTTTCTTGATGCAAAGACCATAGCAAAGATACAG GTTTTGGAACCCAAATCACTGCCTAAACTACTGGAAGTCATAGATTCCAG CCAGTTGCCAGACTTCTTGGGTGGTTCATGTACCTGTTATGCAGAAGGAGGGTGCCTTAGATCTAATAAAGGCCCATGGAATAATCCTGACATAATGAAG CTTGTACATAATGCGGAAGCAACATTTATGAGGCAAATCACCAAAGTTTCTATTGATCTGCAGAAAGTTGACACTTACACTAAGATACGCCCTCTTAAG GGAAGATGCAGTGATACATCAACAGCAGAGTCAGGGTCAGATGTTGATGATCCTTGTTCTCAAGTAGTACGAAAGAGCTCCACGTTTCCTGATTTGGCTCCAGTTCCTGAAGAA GTTAAGGCAGCAGATCCAATTGCCTACTATAGTTGTGATGATAATTTTTCTCTGGCTGAGAAAGCTGTGAGAAGCCATGAAGGAGAGGGACATTCTGAGAATCGACCACATAAAGCTGATGAAATGGATAATGCTCTTGATGTGGGAACATCGAGTTTGGAAG GTATTGGAGTCAACCATTGGTTCAAATCTATTaaggaaaaagttgaaaatggtggttttctaTGTGTTGCAAGAGCACTGATATCTTTTGTGGTCGGACTAGTTGCATTTTTCCGAAGTCTGCGATTTGAGCTATGGAGAAGGCAGAATAATGTTTACCCATCAAATTTGATGGATAATGACATTAATTGCCATTCACCAGCTGTTGAAACTGCGAATGAAGAAGACCGTGTCGTTACTTGCATACAGCGTCTTCAGAGACTGGAAAAGGTATACGAGGAACTTAGCAGCAAGCCTGCTGGAATTCCTTTGGAAAAGGAGCAAATGCTTATGGACTCTTTCGACAGGATCAAGTCTGTTGAGGCCGACCTTGAACAAACAAAGAAA GCACTACATGTGGCAGCGGTGAAGCAACTAGAGATTGCTGAGTTGCTAGATAAATTACAGGAGTCTAAATGTCAT GATTTCTGCTAA